One window of the Emcibacter sp. genome contains the following:
- a CDS encoding universal stress protein, with the protein MKKILVIAEQLPDSPSLALDKALYFSDHGGATIHVLSVVYNNAFDHPELITAEEAQTLQDKVMSQAKANLNKLLAGRKNATGEIQWGKSLVGAVEETCEGTNYDLIIKTGHRSESFLHQPSDFRLLNLPKVPVMILSAERWRSKPVVMATIDFSSDDAEQMALNDKVLSSAKEYADLMEADLHCCYVVTYNSALADLDIVNREEIFERFKEKRLKKLQDYAAGYGIPAQNVDIKPGKIEKVIPSMANRLKAELVVLGTHRRKGLSRIILGNSSEKILKILRTDILAVKPD; encoded by the coding sequence ATGAAGAAAATTCTTGTTATCGCCGAACAGCTGCCAGACAGCCCTTCCCTTGCACTGGACAAGGCACTGTATTTTTCAGACCACGGCGGTGCAACAATCCACGTCCTTTCGGTCGTCTATAACAATGCGTTTGACCATCCGGAACTGATCACAGCTGAGGAAGCACAGACTCTGCAAGATAAAGTTATGTCGCAAGCCAAGGCAAACCTGAACAAGTTACTGGCTGGCCGGAAAAATGCGACTGGAGAAATACAGTGGGGCAAAAGCCTGGTCGGCGCTGTCGAGGAAACCTGTGAAGGTACAAATTATGACCTGATCATCAAGACAGGCCACAGATCCGAATCGTTCCTGCATCAACCTTCTGATTTCCGCTTGCTCAACCTCCCCAAAGTGCCGGTCATGATCCTCAGTGCAGAACGGTGGCGCAGCAAGCCGGTAGTCATGGCGACTATAGACTTCTCCAGTGATGATGCGGAACAGATGGCCCTCAACGACAAAGTCCTGAGCAGCGCCAAGGAATATGCCGATCTCATGGAAGCTGACCTGCATTGCTGTTATGTCGTTACTTACAATTCTGCCCTTGCTGACCTGGATATTGTCAACAGAGAAGAAATCTTTGAACGTTTCAAGGAAAAACGACTGAAAAAACTTCAGGATTATGCTGCCGGATACGGCATTCCCGCGCAAAATGTCGACATAAAACCTGGCAAGATTGAAAAAGTTATTCCTTCCATGGCCAACAGGCTAAAAGCGGAACTGGTGGTGCTGGGAACGCACCGAAGGAAAGGTCTGTCTCGAATTATTCTTGGCAACAGCAGCGAGAAAATTCTTAAAATCCTGCGCACAGATATCCTGGCTGTCAAACCGGACTGA
- a CDS encoding response regulator: MSNLDLSRISILVVEDSQFIRSLIVNSLRVLGVGTIKSVGDGGEAIEFLKQVADDPMKAGMMSVDMIVSDWEMSPVNGMMLLRWVRRHKESPDRFVPFIMLTGYSEPSRVQEAREMGVNEFMSKPFSINALADKIFSVVMKPRQYVHTASYFGPDRRRQAIPIEGEDRRKLTYESEEVEVVNG, encoded by the coding sequence ATGAGTAATTTGGATCTGAGCAGGATCAGCATATTGGTCGTGGAAGACAGCCAGTTTATCAGATCACTGATTGTCAACAGCCTCCGTGTACTCGGAGTGGGAACGATTAAATCGGTGGGAGATGGCGGTGAAGCCATTGAATTCCTGAAGCAGGTGGCTGATGACCCCATGAAGGCCGGAATGATGTCCGTGGATATGATCGTTTCCGACTGGGAGATGTCTCCTGTCAATGGCATGATGCTTCTGCGCTGGGTACGCCGGCATAAAGAGTCTCCGGACCGATTTGTTCCTTTTATCATGTTGACCGGTTATTCAGAACCGAGCCGTGTGCAGGAAGCCCGGGAGATGGGTGTCAATGAATTCATGTCCAAACCTTTCTCCATCAACGCCCTTGCCGATAAAATTTTCTCTGTAGTGATGAAACCACGCCAATATGTCCACACTGCAAGCTATTTCGGGCCTGACAGGCGCCGTCAGGCAATCCCTATTGAAGGGGAAGACCGTCGCAAATTAACCTATGAAAGTGAAGAAGTGGAAGTGGTCAATGGCTAA
- a CDS encoding DUF962 domain-containing protein, with amino-acid sequence MKEFFIKQMAMYSAYHMDGRNQLTHYIGVPSIVVSLFMAFSWIDVFATNGMQVTFAMIFIAIILMFYLFSDLLIGLIAAAVFIPLLKASTYLAPLPDLAGWMWFAVLFVGGWIFQLVGHVFEGRKPALLDNLFQIFMAPSFLIAEALFHLGLHRGLKEEIGTRVGEYAA; translated from the coding sequence ATGAAAGAATTTTTCATAAAACAGATGGCCATGTATTCAGCCTATCATATGGACGGCAGAAACCAGCTGACCCATTATATTGGCGTACCGTCTATCGTTGTCTCTCTTTTTATGGCTTTTTCCTGGATTGATGTCTTTGCCACAAACGGTATGCAGGTCACTTTTGCGATGATATTTATCGCCATTATCCTGATGTTCTATCTGTTTTCCGATCTGCTGATCGGGCTGATCGCGGCTGCTGTCTTTATCCCGCTCCTCAAGGCCTCAACGTACCTTGCACCGTTGCCTGACCTTGCAGGCTGGATGTGGTTTGCCGTCCTGTTTGTCGGCGGCTGGATTTTCCAGCTCGTGGGGCACGTCTTTGAAGGCAGGAAACCAGCTCTCCTTGACAATCTTTTCCAGATTTTCATGGCTCCGAGCTTCCTGATTGCGGAAGCCCTTTTTCATCTGGGATTGCACCGGGGTCTGAAGGAGGAGATCGGTACCCGTGTTGGAGAATATGCTGCCTAA